Below is a genomic region from Ascaphus truei isolate aAscTru1 chromosome 8, aAscTru1.hap1, whole genome shotgun sequence.
ATAATTAGCAAATATTGCACTCAGAGTTGTTTGTCTTCCTTTGGATGAATACAAGTATAAAATTATTATCAATTAATGCAAATTTAGCAAACGAATGAAATTGACACGTGCTTGTTTTCTGCCTAAATTACTGTTACTTGTTACTTTTTACAAATGACCAATCAATCAGTGCtaaaatatagtgtagtatgtttttGTTACAGTGGAAATGGATACAAATCATATCCACTCGCAATAGTGTCACTCGTCGGCCAAGTGGTAGACCTGTGTGTTTCTGGCACCTGTTCTCACGGGGTTAACGGGAGCAGGTACGACCTGCTTAGGAACTTCGCAAATAGTCCTTTCTCAGCATCTCCTTGTCCACTGACCCGTCCTGCCCTGGGTGTCAGGATCTGCCTCGGCCTTTTATCGATGATCTGCTTGTTGTAGCCAACGTGCTTGGTGATGTGAGCATTTTGTCAGGAACACCCAGTACAAGACGTTTTTATATTTCTACTTCCCATTATATTTGTACGATCCCCAAGTTCTAGATGCCTCTATGCGTTCACAAAAAAAACGTAATTTTCATTGTGGTACTAACTGGACATAACTAATGAAGTGAGCTAAGCAAGAATGCTATTTCTGTTTTATTATGCCCACACAAAGATAGTCTTATTAGAATAGTGGCTTATGACAGCTGCCACAGTTGAGCTACAATACCTAGAACAGCAGAACAGTTGTAATGTAGTTCCCTTATTTGCCAAGTAGTTGCCGAATATGCGGACAAACGTTTATATAACACCTACCAAACATCATACATTTTACCCGCTACAATTAAGGTCACCTATTTCTCCTAAAAAGTGATATTTCCACTTAATGATCAGAGCAGagatagccaactccagtcctcaagcctccctccccccacagcacaggtagctcagtctgagtcacctgtgctgagctGGGACGTCCTGAAGACCTgttggggtggtggagggggctggagttgagcatccctgacTTACAGGCTCAACCGTCAACATTTCTAATGGTATCTGTTAGGTGGAAGCAGTGCCATTCCATCTTCTGCCGCTGGAAGACCTCTTGTGGCCCATTCATGAGAACAGTAAAAGGGGTCTTCTGGTGCCAAAAGGTTTCTCAttgcattgcttagtaaatagggGCTTTTGTGCCTTATGATTTTAAATCATGGTCTTTGACAGCGCTGTTTCACTCTAACCAGTGGGTGTATATATGCAGGAAGCAGCTTTGTTTACCTAGAACCATTACCAAACGTTGATATATGTCCAGAGCTTCATCAGCACTTTAGTGATCTACTGTAGCCATTAATTCTACAGTGAAGTATTTATTTAAGAAAGGCCGATGCCGGCAGTAGAGTGTTCACATGGCAACTCCTGCTGTGCATTCTCACTGTGTCCCCTCCACCTGGCAGCACAGAGCTGGTTTCAATGCAGATTACAAAGGATTTGACCAGAAAACACATCCTAATTTCAGATTAGGTTCTTTGATGTCACTAAATTAGTGTCTGAACAGCAATAGTAATTTTAGGTTttgactttttatttatttttaggaaTACAATACACGTTAAAAgaaacaaaaactaaatgtaaaGAAATCAGGGAGCTGGGAAAACTAGAGGTGAAATCAGACACCGTACTGTATTGAAATGAGAAgaaatctttaaaaaaagaaacatttaaaaaagataATACTATAGATGACTTTAATTATTGTTTGAAGTTTGATTTAAGTGTTATAGTAGTGGTATACTTCAAGGGCAACACACGTGTGCAGAAAGGATGTTGCAGCTGGTGAATAACTGTCCTGCTTCTCTTCTCAGTCAGGGAACAAGTGATTAGCACAAGAGGAGAATAAGAGGACAGTATTCATCCACACCAGCGACATCTTCACTCACTTTGCACTGGCGACAGAGGGATAGCACACGGCCAGACTGCAGGGTGCAGGTGAAACCTCCAGGCCACATACGGCTTATTGGCCGCCTATTGCCCAGCAGGATGTTCTAGCCTTGCCAAGTGCAAAAACATTGTATAATTGAAAATGTGTTAGTAAATGGGTATATGAAAGTTTTATTGCCTCCAAATGAATTTGTGAATGTTGCTTCTCCCGCAGCAATGTTACATGGAGTCCAGGCACTGCCTAGCTGCTGCCAATGTCGTTCTGAGCAAAGCCGGAGACGTTCCGTCTGCTGAAGCAGCAAATGAAAGTGAGTTTTGGCTGGAGTTGAGCTTTTCAGATATAAGCCTGTTCTATTGCAAAATAATATCATTTTATACATTCTTCAATAAGTTTTATAAACCCAAAGTCAAGTCAGATTTTCATTTATGTGACTATTCAGACTAATTTTAATGTAACCATCACTGACCGCAATAGGGTTGCATTGAAGATGTAGATTAAGTCACCACTGTTGTTGGTATGTCCAACACTTGACATTGTAAGAACAGCAGATGGTGCAAATCAATTGCAGCAATAATAAAATGGAAGTTTTTGCACTTAATAAACACTTTATAAGATATTGGTTGTAACTTACTGTACACAAAATCCAACACATCAGCTTCTAATCTAGAATAATGCAGTAAGGCAATTaaaaaaatgcttgggataggCGTACGGCTATATGAAAGAGTCTAGGATCGAATAGGGTCTGAGATTTAACagatggggaaggaaggggggaaggagggcagGCTAGATAGGCCAAGTGTTTTTATCGGCCGTCATTCTTTGTTTTTAGATGTAAAGGCATATTTAAAGTAGCTATCCCAGTTACCCTCCTTTGTTGTTATTGTTGGTTTGTCCAATAACAGAACAAATGGACTCTGTGTGCATTTACGGGAAGTGAGTAAACTACCCGCCTCCCACTGCCACAGTGTGCACGAGTCAGAATATTCTCTCTGACTTGACACTGCTTAGTTTATATGGCCCTTAATGTGAAAGCCAATGGCTATTTGTAAACAAGAGCTCAGATGTTGTTCATGGTGAAGTAGTGTTTTGTATCAAGCTCAAACTGGGTGTTACAGTTCTATTTATGCCCAGAAAGACATTTTATACACATTAATGCAcgtttctcaactccagtcctcaagacctccccccccccccaacaggtcatgatATCcttgcttcgactgagccacctgtgctgaagcagggatatcctgaaatcctgacctgttgagaacccctgcattaatGCATTACAAATTGGGAAGCTGTTATAGAAGTTTTAGGTAGAACTCACTTTGATGCTCCTACTATGATACAAATCTATAAAGTTCTCTGTGTAGGTCTAATTTATTTTCTGTTAACATAAAAGCACCTTCACATCTGAGATGGTGTATACTCGTCAGAATAATCTGCATCAAATGTAGGACACTTGCATAAAAGATGTCTTCATTTTAATGCAGGCTCAAGAGAAAAAGATTTTTCTTTTAGAGCTTGGTTCCTATAGCTTCAAAAATGTATTAATACAAATTAAAGTCTGTTTTATCACCGTCTAAAAAtccaaaataatattttttattttaaccatCTGAACCACAATATTTTTAGTTCTGGGCACACCCGAGTTACCGAAAATATTTCCCTTTTtgggaaatcaatatggctgcATTCCAAGCATCACAccctcaggccaataggaagacgcaaTGTCATCAAAGCATGATATTCCGGGCTCCTATTGGACGAACACGGCAGCCATACTTGACTCTACTTTTATCTTACCAGCACATTAGAGGAAATTATCTCAGGGAACCGGGTGATCCCAGAGAAATCCCCCAATGTGAAACGGTTCCTGGATTTCCTGTAATACCGTCCATCTTTCTCCCGTTTTTTAGATGAAGCCGAACAGGAACGTTTGGAGCTTCTTCAACAAAAGAAAGCAGAAATCGCCAGATGCTGGATTAAATACTGTCTGAATCTATTGCAAGATGCACGGAAAAAGCTTGAGGTATTGTGCATTTTGACATCTTTTTAAATGGCCCATACACTTTGAGTGCTACTAATGATCAGAGAGCTTCCTATCTGTAAATAGCTTGGTTGTAAGCTTTTGGGGTCAAGTTTACCAAAGTGTTCAGGTTTATATTTGATGTATACCCTAATTCCCAGTAGTCTATAAAACACTGCATACATTGGCACTCTATGAATAAAATGATCATACAAAGATGGGTTGAAAGATTTTATATAATATTCTGTCAGCGTTGCATGTGCAGCAGCTAAGGTCTGTTCTGGATTCTGACTCTTAAACCCATTCATTATAATCTATAAAATACTATAGGTATTTTAATTAAAGGGGTAATACCTCTTATGGCCAAACTGAACAAATGGCAGTGATTTTGTGTGATGAGCTACGTAGAGATGAGCGGTGCCATTAAATAAAACGGACAATTAAAATGTAGTTATACAAATTTGGCAAAATATTTGATTACTATTAGATTTGGTAAATagtttttaaaatatttaatctTTTGTGATGTTTTTGAATTTTAGGCTCTACAAATTACCCTTTTGTAATGATTTGGGGGGATTACCAAATGACAACAGCATTATTACTTTACAAACATATAAACCATTAGCACAATGTGTCCGATCAGATTAAAATGAAATGGGGCCAGGTAAAAAATCAAAACATACTCATTTTCAATGGAATCAAATAAGAAAAAGGTCTTGCATCAAGGTTGATTGAATAAATATGATTAGATTGTCTTTATTTggaccaccccccctcttctgtcAGATCTAATTCTGGAGATTAAATGTTATTGATATGTGTTGATTGATTGATAATGCATAGCAATCCATAGGGTATTGGCTTTAAACACTGTCAATAATAGGACGCAAACTATTTTACATGGACTCTTTCAAAACAGTGTGTGCGTGTTTATCTCTAACCATTAAACATTCCACACTTTCCATTGTAGGACAACATAGGAGAACTTGATGTAGACCTACAGGCCGAATTTAAAGCTCAACGAAAAAAGGAAGAAGATGAAAAAGAGAAGAGTAGGAAAAAGACGGTCCTTTTTGGATCAAGTGACATATATGATTCCATATTGGCAGCAGAAGAAAACGTTGAGTGTTCATATCCATTAGATTTCAAAGTAGCAAGAGAAGTTTTCCTTGTTGGGCAGAATTATATAAACGAAGCAAATGAGTATTTCCAGCTGGATGGACACGTCACAGATCACATTGAGATCGTTCAAGACCATAGTGCTCTGTTTAAGGTTCTTGCCTTTTTTGAGGGCGATTACGAAAGGCGTTGTAAAATGCACAAGCGTAGAGTAGATATGCTAGAACCTTTATGCAAAGAGTTAAACCCACAATACTATCTTCTGATCTGCAGGCAACTTCAGTTTGAGTTGGCAGACACCTTTTACGAGATGATGGATTTAAAGGTAGCCATCGGTAATAAACTAGATGAAATGGACTCGCACATAATCAAAAAAATTAATAGTCTAGCGCAGTCTGCAATTAAGTACTATGAAATGTTTTTAGACTCCTTAAGAAACCCAGAAAAGAAGTTCCCAGAGAAACTTGAGGAGGATGTTCTGCGTCCTGctatggtggccaagtttcacaTTGCCCGTCTTTATGGAAAACTTATCACTACCGATGCAAAGAAACAGTTGGAAAATATCCAGACGTCTTTAAGTTACTACTCGTTTCTTGTAGATTACTGTGAGAAGTATGAAGAGGCCATCAAAGTTGTAGAAACGGAGTTGGAACTTAGCAAGGAAATGGCTGCTCTTCTTCCCACACGACTGGAGAGATTAAGAATGAGGTTATCATCCTCGTTCTCCTAAATAATACTTTGTGAATGTGCGTGTTAATAACACAAACCTTTTTATTGTTCATGATGGGTGAACACCTACCAGTTGTAACGCTAGCTTTCTGCTCAAAAATAGGTGAAGCGATAGATGTGGTAAGATATACTCTCGCATTGAGTGCCTAGACCATAGGCACTGATTGGTATCTGTCGtagtctgtctctctcattctaaTTTCTCCATAGACATTTCACGTGAATAAAACAGAGCAGCCTCATAGCGCAAAAtgaaaatacatttataaaaatgtaaatggaTCAATTACCTAACAACTCACAAAGTGCCAGTCCTTTTGAGCTTTGTAGAGTTTGAACTTCAAGGAGAAGCCGGTGCAGGGTATATCGGGAATCCCTGTCTCGTGTGTCAGTCTCtgtcggcgtctgacgtcacttccgggattctgtgtctgtctccgaTTTCAGTCCACCCATCACACTACGCATTTCGCAGGAAGTATCTGCATCATTTGGGGATTGTCTTCTGTCCTTGCATGCTACGTTAAATAGCCCCCTCTATCTTATCTCCAAGAACGCTTCTCATTTACCTATATGGGGAAGTACGTTAAAAAAGATTTgcacttttaatttttttggaAGTTGCGCTGGTCTCTTTTTGATCAAAACATTTCTTGGACTTGGAACAGCTCATCCAGCAGCACCGTGGCTTCCGTTTAGTTAGAGTATATGTAGATAGTATTTACGTGGTTAGCGCTTATCCTTATTGTTGTCATATTGGCTTTCTGAGCGCTTGCTATTCCTGGCATTAATACCAAGGAATTTCTGGTAGAACAGAAAACCAT
It encodes:
- the KIFBP gene encoding KIF-binding protein, producing the protein MESAENWRLVCEKYQSAVALSEVESKNDPDTEPYRSKYSARDVLREVKAQLGPLEEAGEPGAGGGEERPEPGAVGGERPEPSHSAAGTLAVRLAVIEFRLGVNHTETEEMSAGEEHLVKSRRLLERYRLSQECVSIYIQAENNLGILWAERGEIRVAQTYLESADSLYYQYMKEIGKPPTDLDEHFSSEEQKLTEQERSKRFEKVYTHTLYYLAQVYKHLKQYEKAAQYCHTTLQRQIEYDGYNPVEWAINAATLSQYYLPKQCYMESRHCLAAANVVLSKAGDVPSAEAANENEAEQERLELLQQKKAEIARCWIKYCLNLLQDARKKLEDNIGELDVDLQAEFKAQRKKEEDEKEKSRKKTVLFGSSDIYDSILAAEENVECSYPLDFKVAREVFLVGQNYINEANEYFQLDGHVTDHIEIVQDHSALFKVLAFFEGDYERRCKMHKRRVDMLEPLCKELNPQYYLLICRQLQFELADTFYEMMDLKVAIGNKLDEMDSHIIKKINSLAQSAIKYYEMFLDSLRNPEKKFPEKLEEDVLRPAMVAKFHIARLYGKLITTDAKKQLENIQTSLSYYSFLVDYCEKYEEAIKVVETELELSKEMAALLPTRLERLRMRLSSSFS